One window from the genome of Mucilaginibacter ginsenosidivorans encodes:
- the trpC gene encoding indole-3-glycerol phosphate synthase TrpC, translated as MNILDKIVAHKKTEIQAAKKNVSYTSLEESEYFHREVLSFRDFLLDPERTGIIAEFKRKSPSKGIINDKVSVEDVTTGYAAAGASALSVLTDRQYFMGRKVDLRRARLANKIPILRKDFMIDDYQVIEAKALGADIILLIAAILTPEQIQQLASLAKSINLNVLLEVHNLEELQRSINPNLDAIGVNNRNLADFTVSVETSYQLAEYIPSEFLKISESAISNIETIKQLKNAGFNGFLIGENFMKQADPGAAMREFVRAL; from the coding sequence ATGAACATACTCGATAAGATAGTCGCGCATAAAAAGACGGAGATACAAGCCGCTAAAAAGAATGTTTCGTACACCAGCCTGGAGGAATCGGAGTACTTTCACCGCGAGGTGCTTTCCTTTAGGGATTTTTTACTCGACCCGGAACGAACCGGGATCATTGCCGAGTTCAAGCGGAAATCGCCTTCGAAAGGGATCATAAACGATAAAGTTTCTGTTGAGGACGTTACAACCGGCTACGCCGCGGCAGGGGCATCGGCATTGTCGGTGTTAACCGATCGCCAGTATTTTATGGGGAGGAAAGTCGACCTGCGCCGCGCACGCCTGGCAAATAAAATACCCATCTTGCGAAAGGACTTTATGATAGATGATTACCAGGTGATAGAAGCGAAAGCATTAGGCGCAGATATCATTTTGCTGATCGCGGCGATATTAACACCCGAACAAATTCAGCAGTTGGCCTCGCTGGCAAAGAGTATTAACTTGAATGTACTGCTTGAAGTGCATAATTTAGAAGAGCTGCAACGAAGCATTAACCCTAATTTGGATGCAATTGGCGTAAATAACCGCAACCTGGCTGATTTTACGGTATCGGTAGAAACTTCTTACCAACTGGCGGAGTATATCCCATCGGAATTTTTAAAAATATCAGAAAGCGCTATCAGTAATATTGAAACCATTAAGCAACTGAAAAATGCCGGGTTTAACGGTTTCCTGATCGGCGAGAACTTTATGAAACAAGCTGACCCGGGTGCGGCGATGAGGGAGTTTGTGAGGGCGTTGTAA
- a CDS encoding anthranilate synthase component II — MNKILIIDNYDSFTYNLVHLVNELGLQCDVWRNDKFAIGDVDAYSHIILSPGPGIPSEAGLLLEVIATYAPTKSIFGVCLGQQAIAEVFGGKLYNLSRPMHGIATPIKVTDPQEKLFAGLPQSFKVGRYHSWVVDRDGLPDVLTVTAIDEQDNSIMALRHKQYDVRGVQFHPESVLTEHGRAMLYNWLSPSFDIEEVKITENHFIKI; from the coding sequence ATGAACAAGATCCTTATAATAGACAACTACGATTCCTTCACTTACAACCTCGTGCATTTGGTAAACGAATTGGGTTTGCAGTGCGATGTTTGGAGGAACGATAAATTCGCCATTGGCGATGTGGATGCATATAGCCATATCATCCTGTCACCAGGACCGGGCATACCTTCCGAAGCTGGTTTGCTTCTGGAGGTAATAGCGACGTATGCGCCCACGAAAAGTATTTTTGGCGTGTGTTTGGGCCAGCAGGCCATTGCCGAAGTTTTTGGCGGGAAGTTGTATAACCTCAGTCGCCCGATGCATGGCATAGCAACCCCCATTAAAGTTACCGATCCCCAGGAAAAGCTGTTTGCCGGTTTGCCCCAAAGTTTCAAAGTGGGGCGCTACCACTCGTGGGTGGTGGACAGGGACGGATTGCCGGACGTGCTAACCGTGACCGCCATTGACGAACAGGATAATAGTATTATGGCGCTAAGGCATAAACAATACGATGTACGTGGCGTTCAGTTTCACCCGGAGTCAGTTTTAACCGAGCATGGCAGGGCCATGTTATATAACTGGCTTTCACCATCGTTCGACATCGAAGAGGTTAAAATCACGGAAAATCATTTTATCAAAATTTAA